A region of the Callithrix jacchus isolate 240 chromosome 10, calJac240_pri, whole genome shotgun sequence genome:
TCTTAGCTTTCTCATCAGGCAGAGTCTCTCCCATCTACAACTATAAAGCCGTGAACAAGTCTTCAGAACAGTGTTTATACTGAGTTATTATTTTTTACGATGTGTCCAGACAGACTGATAaactcctttttgtttgtttctttgtgttaatTCTAACACTAATTACAAACAGTATTTTAAGAGCAATGTTCTGGGCTCTTTTTGAGCTTTAACTATGTGGTCCTTGCAATAACCCTATGACGTAGGCACCCTTATAGAAGATACAGTTGGTGCtaagtatctgttgaatgaatgggtaaacaaattcagtgttacagatgaggagaaaaaaaatctgtttttttaaccttcattttttctttttctcgcACATGCCTGGTCCATAGGGCAGTCAGGATGACAGTGGGAAGTGTCAGATCAGCTAAGGTTCATGTTCTGCCTCTCTTACTGAAAAAGAGCTGCCAGTGATGGAGCTCTGCTCTGAGCTTGGAATAATGCTGGTGCTTTACGTGCCCATGCCAATCCCCACTAAAACCCTGAGACATGGGGTATTACTGTCCATATCGTACCGGTAAGGTAAGTGACTGGTTTAGACTTGTACGGTAAATAGGAACAGAGCAGCATTTGGaacccaggttttgtttttttcttttaattgtactttaggttctggggtacatgtgcagatcatgcaggattgttgcagaggtacatacatggcaatgtggtttgctgcctccatccccccatcacccacatctgacattttccccatgttatccctccccaaactccccaacaaacatatgaaaaaatgctcatcatcactggtcattagagaaatgcaaatcaaaacgacattgagataccttctcacatcaggtagaatggcgatcattaaaaaatctggagataacagatgctggagaggatgtggagaaataggaacacttttacatgttgatgggagtgtaaattagttcaactattgtggaagacagtgtagtgattcctcaaggacctagaaatagaaattccattagagccagcaatcccattactgggtatattatctccaaaggattataaatcgttctgttataaagacacatgcacacgtatgttcattgtggcactgtttacaatagcaaagacctggaaccaacccaaatcccattgatgatagactggacagggaacatgtggcacatatacaccatagaatactatgcagtcataaaaaacgatgagtttatgtcctttgtaggggcatggatgaatctggcaaccatcattctcagcaaactgacacaagaacagaaaatcaaacactgcatgttctcactcacaggcaggtattgaacaataagaatacaAGAACACACAGGAACCCAGCTTTATTGGCAGTTGAATCTTGTGCTCTTTCTAGAACCCGCAGCCTCCCATTTATCTTGATGAGACAGGATGTCTCCCTCTCTGACATAGTGTTGCACTggttcccttccccttctcctcaatgactattttgttgtttaaagataaatttgaaaCATTGTCCATGCAGAGTGATGGATGTGTCCAAGCAGAGAAAATGCTATTAGGAAGTGCCTTTTCTCTGCCCTGTAATGAGGAGTGTTTCTGAGGCAAATTCCAAGTCATTTAGTTACTCTTTCATAAGCCAACCATTAAATCTAagaaaggggaggggggaaggcatcaaatacattttgaatatgGGAGAGCTTGGTATTTAGTGCCTTCAAAGGGCAGTATGTTGACTGCTTTTCTCTATCTAGAACCTGAATTTGCATTGTTCCTGCTTCTATGTAAAGCTCTATCTAGGGCTTTATAAAGAGTAGCTATtttgggccaagcacagtggctcacagctgtaatcctagcattttgggaggtcaagatgagaGGATACCTTGAGTCCAGGTGTTCGACACtaccttgggcaacatagtgagactccatctctacaaaacaatttaaaattagccaagtgtgttggcacatggctgtagtcccagttacattTTCTTCACGGTTCCAGTTCTGAGGGCTTCACATTCTTGTGACTTCAGGgtttaaaggaaaataatcaaTGGCCAtgtatagtggctcacacatgtaatctctgtaacctttaggaggctgaagcggagGACTGCtagagcccaggtgttcaagaccagcctgggcaacatggcaacactgcatctctactaaaaaatatatttaaaatttttttaaagtaaaaacagaaggaaaataatcaCTCAGGCAAAATTCTAGTGGAACCATTAAATTGCTTGTGAATTTGGTATGAAAATGTTCCCCACAAGCCACAGCCTCCTTTTTAGCATTGTTTTACTGCTCCCGCTCAATAGTTAGAAGGATCCAGCTTCCCAGGCACTGAGGTCAGTGAATAATTATTTAAACACCTAGAATATGTCTAGCATTGTGGTGGGTACTGAAAGAAACTTGGAGAAGTGTAAGGCAACGCTCACCCTCAAAAGAGCTTAAAATCTGGTTGGGCAAACCAGATTGAAGTACTCTGTGGCCATAAAATAATATCTAGTAATACACAGAAGCTAAGAACTTGTCAGGGCCAAATAAGAAGAGaaggtttttttctgtctttagtaAAAGCCTGAAAACCCTATTTTGTGCTGGGGCTGGAAAGGTAGGAAGGAATTGCTCTCACCTCCAAGTGCATGAGGAGCTAGAATTTGCTATTCCTGGATCCTTGACACTTTTACTTCGAGAATCAAATCAAGAGTCATATATTATCTTCTGGGTTGGTATCTTTCTGATGTTATCTGTCCCCAACCCTATCTCTAATCAGCCATGAGTAAAATAGCCTGAGGAAAGTTTACAGATGATGGCACCAAGATATTCCCTTGAGTATCTAGGCAGTGGCAGATTTGCTTCTTGTGTTTATGCCTGGTTGAGAAAGACAGAAGTCTACTTGGGGGGGAAAAAGTGACCTATGGACTGAATTGTTACCTTTGTGTGGCACATTCTGTGTTTCTAGGGCAGCACAGGAGACAaagaatgcatttattttgtggAAAAGGATAGGGAGCaggggaagaaacagaaaccagAGGATCGTGCAATGATGGCATTTTCAAATTCCTCCAGAAAATTTGTTTCAAGTCCTTTGCTAAAGTGAAGCTGTTTAAAAAGAAGCAGTTTACTGAGGACCCCAGCCCCAATTCTGCTGTGCTGGATTTTCCTTGTCCCTAGGCATTCTCATACCTTCAACCCCAGCCCCTGGAGTAGGCAGGCCACTGTGTCTGGACCCTGCCTGGGACAGGCCTGTGCCTTCCCCAGCAGAGACCACAGGCCTCAAATAGCATCTAGGTGTTCAAATGGAAGAATGAGAACAAGGACAGGAGTGAAAAGAAAAGTTTGCTGGATCTCAGCGTAAGAAAGTACAGTGATTTCTGTGTCATCTACAAACCAGACTGGACTTGCCTTGTTGAAAATCATTCCCAAAACAAGCCCCTTCCTTAGACGGCCAGTGAAAGGGTGATATTAAGTGCACAGTCtcattaattaaatataattgtgGGGCACAGGTTtatcatgcaaaataaaaaaaaaagcttcttacCCACCTAGGTAGTGGAAAAAGTGTGAAGATTGAGAGGTCGTGCTGATCGGAAGCCTTTACATCCTGCTGCTGGCTTAATCATCTGCATATTTTCCGTCGTGCCAGGGATGATTTGATAGGACATGGTTCAGAACTCTCTCTCGTGCTTAGTAAATCTTTTCGACTGACAGAATGACCCTTTGTCTCTTCCCTCTTCTATACTGGAGCCTCGGAGCTTCCACCATCAACCTCCCACCAATGATGTCATCATTCTCTCCTTACCATCCAACCCCCCGTGTCCCGAATGCCCTTACCCCTGCCCTGTGCTCACAATGCATCTTCATTCTATTGGTCTTTTGTCTTGGCTGTCTGGGTCCACTGTGTCCAGCACACTGTCAGCATTTGGCAAGGTAGAGGCCGAAAGGGAAGAGAGCAGTATGGCTAGTGTTTCAGAATTAGGATTTTGGAACCAGACATGTCTGGGCTGGCATCCTGCCTCTATATCTTTACTGTGTAATGTTAATGTCAGGAGCCTCAATATTTTCACTTATGAAATGGATGTATAAGAATGCAAGCCTCAGAGAGCCATGAGATTAAACGAGAGCTTACACCACAGAGCACTTGTCTAAAATAAGCATTCAGTACACAGTAGTTAAGAGGTGAGAGGCTTTCATAGACCATAGGTACTCTTGCCTTTAAAGCCCCTTATTCCttgaaaagatattaaaaattatattttatgaccATGTTGGCATgaacataaataaattaacatatattGAAACAGTTCTTTAACCTAAACTCTCATTTTTCCCCCTTCTGTTCTGAAATAAACGAATCCATTTTTGTGGGTTCTGATACCTGTTGTGAGCACTGGGCACCGTGTCTCCCATGCCTAATGGGTAGGTCATCCCTGGGTGGAAGATTTGTTTTGGAGAGTCTTCCCTTTGCCTTTCCAGTGTCATTAACTGTTTTCTGGAAGATTTGGGTCCCAATGGCCCTCAGGACAGTACTGCCCTAATacttctcccttcccccttctctttTCTCCCAGCCACCCAAAAGATCCACAGTGTGGGGCTCCCAACTCCCATAGGCCTGCCCCATCCTTCTGCATTTAAACTCTTGCCTTTATTCCATACCATTCCCCTGATTAGGTCTTGTGGCCTTAGGGCTTTATCCTTGTTCTGGTAAGTTGGCATTGAATTTTCTCATAAACTATTTCTCCTTGAGGTATGAATGACTGTATTCCTCCTCTACTGCTTAGggagtatttatattttgagagacTCTGTACCGTAATTCAAACCCATGTATCTAATAGAAGAATTTTAGTCCAGCAGAGGaaatatttcaaagcaaaaaGTGATGCTTGAGAATCATTTAGATTGTATGGTGCCAATGTCAGTAGCTTGGTGCCTACTGCCTGTATGCATTCAGTGGGCCTCAGTGATACAACTAGATTAGAAACTGCTAGAAGGCAGGGCACAACCTATCCCCAAAATTCTCTTGGTAAAGTATCATGCCCAGTGAAGTTCTGATGGATGTCTTTTATCCCAATGAAATCACACATTACTTCTTCTGTCCCCCATCTTGAGGGATCCCTCCAACTGTGCTTGGTGGTGACCTTACACCACCGCACAGCGTGCATAGAACACAAACTTCCCTCCCTTAGTGCTTGTTATTTTCTGGCTCTGGGCAGGATAATGATCTCAGAGATAATCCCGTTtataaaggagaagaaaactaTGGCCCAGAAAAGTAGAATATTTTCCCTAAAGTAGCAAATCAAGTTAATGGCAGAATCAAGATGAGATCCCCAGCTTCCTGAAAACACGGGTGTGGGTTCCATTTACCTCCATCAGGGCCTAGGGTGGTACTTACTACAGAGCACAGGCTCTGCAGTAGGAATGCCTCCTTTGATTCCTGGCTTCATTGCTTGCTGCGTCTGTCCTTTGAAATGATACTCGATCTCTaaacctgttttctcatctgcaaaatgggggagggggagaaataGTATCAACTTTATATAGTGTTGTGAAGATTCTGAGAgttctgagaattaaataagattatCCGTATAAAGTGCTTAGTACAATATCTCACACACAGGCCTTCAGTAAATGACTCATGATTACACAGTTATCACAACTGTCTCTACAATCCTCATGGCTTAAAGAAAGTGTGAGTGCTGTTTCCCAGAGTGTGTACTGACTGCAATGCCCAGGGAGTGGCCAGAGCAGTGAGAGAATCTGGCTGAACAGGTTTTTTCAAAGCAGTGGAAAATAAATCAAAGGTGATAACCCAAATTTGGAAAAAGAATGTACTCCTTTGTTTGTTCTTTCCTAGTTGTGAAAGAACCTTCAAAATGCAATTGATGTTGAAATAAATTAGAAGTAATATGGCTGACTCTCTCTGGTCTGTGTTCTTGACCCCATGAGGACAGGCAGTGGCAACTTTGAGTTTCTGCTGAATGTGGTGATGGCTGGCCATGTTCTGTGAAGATGTCTACACCACTGAGTAGACAAAATTAGGAGTCAGCAAATCACGCAGAGATGGCAGAGATGGGGGAGAGGGGATGCTTCACACCCGGGTCCAAAGCATGCCCAGCCCCTTGCTGCAAATTGTTCTCCACTGAACATGAAGTCTCAGGGAACTTGGTTAGAACTCTTGGTTGAAAGTAACAGATGCCCAATTTATATTAGCTTAAGCAAGAGGGAAGTTCATTGCATAGTGTTTCAGTGTATcgaggaaaacaaagagaaatgcaGAGCAGACTTGAGATTGGAAACAAGCCCCTGAATTATATTAAAACATGTGTCTCTcctctgcttcatttttctctctttctacagATTTGCTTTTCTATGGCTCTAGTTAACATAATGAAACAGCAGTTCACAAGTTTTGTAGATCACTATATAGCCGCCTAAAGGGAGCCTGGACTCACGTTCTCCAAATCCAAAATTCCCATGAAAGTGACTAATCACTCGACCTTGGGCCAGGTTCCTTTCTCTGATTGCCAGTCAGTAATGATATAAGGTTATAATCTGTTTTACCCACATGGCACATTTACCATAACTGTTTACCACCTGTGAGTGAGCAAAACTACAGATAAGGGATGACTGAAACAGGTATTGATGAGCCAGATGACAAAAAGCAGATTTTTCCCATCCAGCCTTATACTGCATCCTGGCCATTCCCATATTCCTCATCATTTTACCTGAAAAATCTAGGATGTCTCTGTACTTACTGCCTTCATACTAGGTTGACCATAGGTTGACCTTGCACTAAAAGAGCTAATTCCAGCATGTTAGAGTGTAAATGGCATAGGCTTTAGAACCACACAGACCTTGAGTTAAAGcccacttgctagctgtgtgatcctgggcaagttacttagcctctctgagtattgattttcttatttaaattaagGCTAATAATACCTTCCTAATGTGATTTTTGTGCAGATTAGGGAAATAAAGTAACCATATTCAAGTGTTTGGTATGTAATGTATACTCAGTTATGTTAATTCCGTTTTCTTGATTAGTCTACCTAGAAATCTTCAGGCAAGTGAGAGAGTAGGCttaagggagaagagaaaaaaggagaagtgATAGAATTTTCTATCTGGGAAATGTCTTTTTTCGCCTCAGGTATTTTGCAGTTATGCTGAGCAAACATTGAATAATTTCAGTGGGTCTGCCGCACTGGGAAATCCACATTTTGATAGATAGGGTCTCTCACTTTAGACACAAATCCACAAGGATCTGAGGACCAATGatgaatgttttgtttctttttaatttattagtGCTATTATATGGCTGTTCAGCCTTTCTCTGTAATTTTAAGGTTCGTAAAGTGTAATCTGGTTGCTAGGTTGTGAATGAAGCACTTTAACATTCATGAAAAACTTATACATCTTCCTGGTCAGAGACACACTTCCCTTTCAGAATATAGTAAGCCATActtactataaataaatataaatcgcTGCTTATTGAGTTGTTACCATAACAGGCACTTTCTaaacttttatatgcattatctcatttcttcCTATGAGTTAAGTGCTGTTGTCCCCATTTTCTGGATTAGAAAATTGAGACCCAGGTAAGTTGCTGAGATCACATAGCACCCAGTGACAAAATTGGCACTTGAGCTCAGTTTAGTCTGATTCCAGAGGCTGACCAATGAACACTTTCATTTTGGTAATGAGGTTTAGATACAGGAAACAGAAGAAACGAATTCCCAGAAAAATCAGTGCTTCAAGTACCTCATATGAAAGGGTCATCTCATGGCTTTTGCTACATGGGCTTGGCTGCAAAGCAGTGGAAttataggaagaaaaaatgaTGAACAATAATAGAATATCTCCTTAGACCTGAGAACTATTCTAATTACTTACTTAGAGGATAGCAGTGATGAAGGGGTTGAGTCTGTGAAAAAAAGCAACTAGAGATTTGGTTCCAGCTTTATACTTGTGAGTGTTTTCTATCTTGGTTAAAATTGTGCACACTCTGATCATCTGTAGCTGTGAGgggttgtgtgtgcatgtatgtggaATATTTTGGCCTGCTCCAGAAAATAACAATGCTTTAAGCTTAGGTACTGGGAATAAATCCTTATGATACTTGAAGGAATCTTTATCCATTGACCTATGAACCACTGATGGGAACCACCGTGACCTCTAACCTAATTGACCCACTcctccagaaatatttttattttgttttctttgtgctaCTGAGAGTTTCACTATATTCCAGGTTGTGATTCACTTCTGTTctctttgtgcctttttttttttttttaaactgaatctTGTGTATAActagaataaacatttaaatatcacaTTACTTTTTATTAGAAGCATGACTGGATTAATAtctcatatttttcctttttattcccttCTGTCTCTTAGCTCCAGGGTTCCTTGAAAAGAAAACAGGTAGTTAACCTGTCTCCTGCCAACAGCAAGCGGCCCAATGGCTTTGTGGACAACTCATTTCTTGATATCAAAAGAATTCGTGTTGGAGAGAATCTCTCTGCAGGACAAGGTGGCCTCCAAGTAAATAACGGACAAAGTCAGATTATGTCAGGGACCTTGCCTATGAGCCAAGCCCCCCTGCGAAAGACTAACGCTCTGCCATCCCATACACATTCTCCTGGCAATGGCCTGTTTAACATGGGCTTAAAGGAGGTAAAGAAGGAGCCgggagagactctgtcttgcAGTAAGCACATGGATGGCCAAATGACCCaagagaatattttttctaatagatacGGAGATGACCCTGGCGAACAACTGATGGATCCTGAGCTGCAGGAACTGTTCAATGAACTGACCAACATATCTGTGCCTCCCATGAGTGACCTTGAACTGGAGAACATGATCAATGCCACCATAAAGCAGGATGACCCATTTAACATTGACTTGGGTCAGCAAAGTCAGAGGAGCACACCTAGGCCCCCCTTGCCCATGGAGAAAATCGTGATCAAAAGTGAATACTCACCTGGCCTGACTCAGGGCCCCTCAGGCTCTCCTCAGCTGAGGCCCCCATCAGCTGGCCCTGCATTCTCCATGGCCAACTCTGCCCTCTCCACCTCGTCTCCAATCCCTTCAGTCCCTCAGAGCCAGGCTCAGCCTCAGGCAGGTTCAGGAGCAAGCCGGGCCCTGCCAAGCTGGCAGGAAGTGTCTCATGCACAGCAGCTCAAACAGATAGCTGCCAATCGTCAACAGCATGCCCGGATGCAGCAGCACCAGCCTACCAACTGGTCAGCCTTGTCCTCTTCTGCTGGACCATCCCCAGGTCCATTTGGGCAGGAGAAAATCCCCAGCCCTTCTTTTGGTCAGCAGACATTCAGCCCGCAGAGCTCCCCCATGTCTGGGGTAGCTGGTGGCAGCAGCCAGTCAAAAGTAATGGCTAACTACATGTACAAGGCCAGCCCCTCGGCCCAGGGAGGGCACTTGGATGTGCTCATGCAGCAAAAGCCTCAGGATCTCAGTCGAAGTTTTATTAACAACCCGCACCCAGCCATGGAACCCCGTCAGGGCAACACCAAGCCTTTGTTTCACTTTAACTCAGATCAAGCAAACCAGCAGATGCCTTCTGTTTTGCCTTCCCAGAACAAGCCTTCTCTCCTACACTACAcccaacagcaacagcaacagcagcagcagcaacagcagagtTCAATTTCAGctcaacagcagcaacagcaacagcagcagagCTCAATTTCAgcccaacagcagcagcagcagcagcagcagcagcagcagcagcagcagcagcagcagcaacagcagcagccatCTTCTCAGCCCACCCAATCTCTACCAAGCCAGCCTTTGCTAAGGTCACCTTTGCCACTTCAGCAAAAGATCCTACTTCAGCAAATGCAGAATCAGCCCATCGCAGGAATGGGATATCAAGTCTCCCAACAACAAAGACAGGTAAGGGCAGCTCTACTACCCCAAATACAGAGTTCCCAGAGACCATTTAGCTTGATTGTTATGCTTTGGTTACCATTATGTTTGTGTTGCGACAAGATCAAGACCAAAGACAGTAGTGGTCTTGATGGAGTCATATGAAGACCTCAGAAAGCCTGGTTCATTTGGGGCATCTGGGGCAAGGGCTAGTACTTCCTTGTAGAGCATCACTGCCATTGTGATCTGTAATGATCGAAGGTCTTACTCAGAATAGAGCATTATAATGTGTGCCGTTAGTGACATATCCAGTTGTCAATCAGATGGTCATTTATCCAGGCAGTAAATTAGTCATTAAGTCAGCATGCACTTTTTGAGTACTAGATGTTGTAATTATGCTGAGTTATTGGAATAAAGCCAGAGGTGGGATTGAGTATCATATGACTGATCTATACCTGCACCAACCAACTAGAATATCTAAATGCCCAATCCATCATAATGGTCCTGCGATGACTCCCTGTGATTCATGTGGACCGAGTACCAGCCCTAAATAAAACATGATCCCTGTCTGCAAGAACAGTAAGGAAAGAGAGACAGGATTTTAAACTACCATTTTAATATGAGGTAGAAAGAATAACGATATGAGAGCACAGggaaatcagggaaggcttctggaAAAGTAATGTCTGAGTTAAGTGttaaaggatgaaatcatcatgaataaacagagaaaaaaaatctctggttACCTTATGTCCTTTGGTTAACATAAAACAGAGGTTTATTCCACCCCAGATATGAGCAGTATGAAGACATAGCTCTGTGCCTCCAGAGCACATACTGATGAGTAAGCCCTGATCCCCAGGGAACTTGAAAGAAAAGACTCTtcctggaaggaaggaaggaactttGAATATTGCTTTGTGTGTGTAATTTGACAGGTCTACATTATCTGTCTAAGCCCAAAGACAGCACATAATATGTCAGAATAATATCTCAGGACAGTGTGATGGTACAGAACCTAATTCCAACAACATTCCTAGAGTAGTTTTCATGGCTACTGCCCAGAAAAGAATGCCACAAACACCACAAACTCTGTCCAGGCTAACCTTTGCCCTAGATGTTGTCCAGAACACCAGACTCAATGAGGATTCAAAAATTAGGCACTAAGGACAGCTTTCAGCAATTTTCCACTTAAgaagtgggtttttaaaaaattatggcttATGGAGAATGGACTTGGAGTagagtcatacacacacacacacacacacacacacacattttttttacaaaatttcttttttaacccaGGCAATTTTGGgaacatttaaaaacaagttgTGGTACCATTTTCTAATGCTGTATGTAGGCACTTTGATTTAGATGAATGTAGGTTCAGATTCTTACTCTGACAATCCTAGCTGTGTCACCTCAGGGAACTCACTGAACTTCTCTACACTTATTTCCTCATCTATCAATaggagtgaaaagaaaatatcttaggggtgtattgaaaataaaatgagataattctCAGCCCAGAATCTAGAATAAGTTGATTACTATTATGATTATGGCAAGAGCCATAAACCACcaaatgttgtttttaaacagGCACTGCTATTATATAGGAGAGGCATTGGAGTAAATCCCAAATCCTAACATAAAGAATATTggggaaataaaagagaattatCCTTAATTCTTCCATGATCCAGCAGCTTGAGTGTGTTGTGGTTTACCCTTTCTAGGCCCAGACTTCtgactataaaaatgaaaattataaataatgagaTAGCAATAAGTTAGCATTTATTACCAGCATGACTTCCACTTCCCTTACTTAGGGCATCTCATTTCATCCATTTGAGGGAAATGACGTTATTTCCATGTTACAGGTAACagaattgaggcacagagaggttcaatagcttttccaaagtcacacagataaTAAGTAGCAGCTACAGGGTTCTGATAATCTACTTTTAAGCCTATACTTTTAGCCACTAGGATCTACGGGTCACAGGTAGCATATGCTGGGATCTTCATAGGTCATTGTGGAATTCTTAAAAAGAATATTCTGCTAATGTTGAGCCCTACTTACATAATCTACATAGTAGATTAAGTCCTTTGGGATAAAAACATATCCTAAATCTCTATTCTTTAGAGATgctaaagaaattttaaacacacacacacacacacacacacacacacacacactcctgtgtAATTGTTAGCCTTCCCAAGGGTAAACATTATGAAGTTAACCAAAATAAACAACTTACAACAGGAAATATAGATCTTCGGTGTCCTATCAGTCCTTTTCTGGGAGCCTCCCTGCCACCTCCAACATCCTCTGTCC
Encoded here:
- the MAML2 gene encoding mastermind-like protein 2 isoform X2; amino-acid sequence: MFSPALLNGCALENTHFLGLCQLQGSLKRKQVVNLSPANSKRPNGFVDNSFLDIKRIRVGENLSAGQGGLQVNNGQSQIMSGTLPMSQAPLRKTNALPSHTHSPGNGLFNMGLKEVKKEPGETLSCSKHMDGQMTQENIFSNRYGDDPGEQLMDPELQELFNELTNISVPPMSDLELENMINATIKQDDPFNIDLGQQSQRSTPRPPLPMEKIVIKSEYSPGLTQGPSGSPQLRPPSAGPAFSMANSALSTSSPIPSVPQSQAQPQAGSGASRALPSWQEVSHAQQLKQIAANRQQHARMQQHQPTNWSALSSSAGPSPGPFGQEKIPSPSFGQQTFSPQSSPMSGVAGGSSQSKVMANYMYKASPSAQGGHLDVLMQQKPQDLSRSFINNPHPAMEPRQGNTKPLFHFNSDQANQQMPSVLPSQNKPSLLHYTQQQQQQQQQQQQSSISAQQQQQQQQQSSISAQQQQQQQQQQQQQQQQQQQQQQPSSQPTQSLPSQPLLRSPLPLQQKILLQQMQNQPIAGMGYQVSQQQRQDQHSVVGQNTGPSPSPNPCSNPNTGSGYMNSQQSLLNQQLMGKKQALQRQIMEQKQQLLLQQQMLADAEKMAPQDQINRHLSRPPPDYKDQRRNVGNMQPTAQYSGGSSTISLNSNQALANPVSTHTILTPNSSLLSTSHGTRMPSLSTAVQNMGMYGNLPCNQPSTYSVTSGMNQLTQQRNPKQLIGNQNNPMMPRPPTLGPSNNNNVTTFGAGSVGNSQQLRPNLTHNMASMPPQRTSNVMITSSSTAPNWASQEATTKQQEALTSTGVRFPTGTAAAYTPNQSLQQAVGSQQFSQRAVAPPNQLTPAVQMRPMNQMSQTLNGQTMGPLRGLNLRPNQLSTQILPNLNQSGTGLNQSRTVINQPSSLTPSNFPSSNQSSRAFQGTDHSSDLAFDFLSQQTDNMGPALNSDADFIDSLLKTEPGNDDWMKDINLDEILGNNS